Part of the Bos taurus isolate L1 Dominette 01449 registration number 42190680 breed Hereford chromosome 1, ARS-UCD2.0, whole genome shotgun sequence genome is shown below.
CtacggcatgtggcatcttcccaaataaaaccctcatctcctgcactggtaggcagattcttcaccactgagccaccagggaagcctgcaaagTCCATCTTGATGTTTCACGTTCCCCCAGAGAATTGCCCAGTTGTCATATGTCTGGGCCCCCAACTGTCTAGGAACTAAAAGAATTCTTCATTGCACTGAAGATCAGAGTTCAAAAACATGATGGCCATTGTTGGCTGGAGCACAACAGTTTCATTGCATCTATTTACATCCTGTTCCCCATCCCCTCACACCCTTATTGAGTGTTGAGAGACCCCCATATCCAAGCTATGCCTATTCATCTTTTAAATGACACCTTCTTTCCTAGAACTGCCTGAAAACCTGAAGAATTTCCTCTACAACACTGAACAAGGTTGGACCATCCTCCTTTTGCTCCTCCATAACGGGTGATTCTCTGAATTTCTGATCTTTGACTAGATTCAGTGCAAGTACAGAAACTCCACTGGGGGTTTCTTTAATACTTGGACATGTCTCCTAAAGTATATGCTATCAACTATGCTCAAAGCCAACTAAATAGAAAAACAGAGTGAAATTTTCTTATGTGAATTTCCCCTCAATACATTATTAACAAAAATAGAGTGAGCCATAAGTAGATATTTATTAGATTTGTACAGATCCATCCACATCTTACTCTGGTTCTGATCTCTCTGGCCCTTCAATCTGGCTTCTTGGAAATATCTTTTGCTCAatcaaattgaaaatattttagtttaCTAAAGATATTCTTGGAAATAAGAACTGATGCACagcaatgactttttaaaagtatttaaaattcaaTCCTGTTTCAGAGAAAATGTAAAGTATTATCACTGTAGTATTAAGAGCTAGCAGAAGTAGATACAGGGCCACATTTTTCTGTATTTGGAAGGCTGAAGTATTCTGTGATAACTGCAAAAAGCTAAATGAATTGAAGTGTCCCAGTTGAATGCCTGATGTTATATTAGTTCTGAAAACTAGGCATTTATAGATTTTTGCCTAAAGCTCTTTTGTAACATAATAAATGCAAATGTTTGTCCATCTTAGACTGAATCCTAatttgtccatccctctcccCCCAGAGAAAAAGGACATTATTAACCAGAGCTTATTATTGGGTATGAAATAGCTGTTTCTTTTATCTGGCTTTCTTATCTATGATTCTTAAATGGTGATGAAAAGTATTGCCCTTTCACCCAATGGACCTTAAAATTTGACTAGATCCCAGAAAGTTagtaggcttccctagtggctcaatggtaaagaatccactgggtttgatccctggattaagaagatcccctggagaaggaaatggcgaccctctccaggcaagagcctgggaaatcccgtggacagaggagcctgacaggctatagtccatgggggtcacaaaagagtcagatatgacttagcaactaaaccaaaaaACAGCAAGTTAGTGAAATGGTTCCTTTCATCTCCTTCAAACCAATATTCATCCAAGATTTTACCCTTAGTTGAGAAGTAAACATTTTCCATACTTTCGTTTCCTTTAACATCTCACAAATTACAGTGCTCCCGAAGAACTTTTCAGTAAAAATTCTCAGCTATAACAATGAAGATTTCTGAAAAAATTATGGTGACTCATCATGACCCTTTTCCTACATGTAAGGAACTGCATTGGCAGGTCCCCATTCATTAATTCATGGATAGCAACATCTCCATGTAAAAATGAGAGGATTTCATCAGAGCTCAGCACAAGCTTATTTGTGGCCAAGCTgtgtttaagaaataaatattttaatgaaactaTAAACTGACTTTTTTTAGCCATTAAATACCAGGCTCTCCTTTTTACTGACCTCCTCCATCTGTAACTGACATATTTAGACTATTGGCCTTACTATATAGGCTTCCCagtggtggtgctagtggtaaagaaccctcctgccaatgcaggagaggcaagacatttgatccctgggttgggaagatcccctggaggagggcatggcaacttgctccagtattcttgcatggaaaattcaatagacagaggagcctagcgggctacagtccatagagctgcaaagaattggacatgactgagcatacacaccctACCATCCTTACTTTATAGATGGGTTAAAGTTCAGATGTCTCCTTGAATTCCTGAGAAATTACTGATTGCTAAATACTAtgaggttattttttttaagtgtattttaaagAGAGTCCTGTGTGGAAAGACACAGTTTCTGTCTGCTCACTAGTATGTCTGTGGTGCCCAGCATAGGCACTCAGTGTTGTTAAATGAATAGATGAACCAGGATGTTGACATGACACTTTACAGACGGTCTGCTATGAGAAAGACTAAGTTATTCAAAGTCACTGATGCAATAAAACTGGACTTGGAGTTGGGTAGGAAAGGAGAGGACCTGAGTTCAAATACAAACGAGACCACTGACTGATTCACTCATGCTATAAACTGAAGCAAATTTTCAGGGCACAGCTTTCCCCATTAGAAGCTGAAAGGGTTGTGCTAAATGTACTGAGTGATCTCTGGTCTCCTGGGCTCACATGTTCCTTGTTTGGGGCAAGCTCTTCTATTTCCAGCTGGGCAAAGTTCTATGTGGTCTGATGCTCTGTGgcttcccccacagccagtcttGGGAAACCTTCCCTCCTTGTCTCCCCTCTCAGCAAAATATACTACCACTGCTATTACCTCTAGGACTGCGAAAGGAAATTTACCAGAAAATAACCTGGAGTTTGTCATATTTATGGAATTAATTACAAGCACCAAAGAAATTATGTACACTTTGGCATTTTCTGGCTTAAGACCTGGTttgtacttaaaatatttttatttctgtatgccTCTGTACAGTCATTTAAGCTGACCTCATCTTAGGCTggttctccttcccctccttcctccccactcccctcctcttcttccttcccctgtctttcctttccctttcggTTCCCTCATATCTGTCTCTTTCCCTCGATCTGTACGATTTGTATTAGTTGTCTATTCCCACTTAATTCCTAAAATCCAACTCCCCTAAATCTCTGATGATATTAAGGGGCCCAGAAGTGCCTCCTGGAGAAGCTGCATGTCTGTGGGGGTACTTTGGGCACTTCTTTGGGTGTATTTACCTCCTGGGTTCCCAGCTCTTGTAGGGTTGTCTCACTTCTCTGctaaccatgttttttttttttcacattctctcCCTTCCTGACCACCCCTTCCTATCTTGTGCCCCTTCCACTCCTGGATTGTTCAGGTGAGCCTGATCCCACAATCTTCGCACCCACGTCTAGTTTGAACCTTTCTAAATAGCCATTTCAACACAGAGGCTGTGCACAGAAGCTTAAGTCCTCATCATTTGGAAAGTTAAAGTGACAGACGATTTGATAAATTGagatagagagagaaaaacagattgGGGATGGAGGTGAAAAGAACTTAGAGGGGCTCTTCCTTCATCCTTATAAAGTAACCTTCTTTATATCATTCAGACACTCAGCTTCCTTGTAAAGTATCTTCTTTTTATCATTCAGACTTAACttccttctttttatattttccaaagttttAAGAGTTTATCCCTTTTCTTTTGTGTTCTTAAAAGAGTAAAGGGTGATGCAGTTTTCTTGAGTCACCAAACGGTCTTTTATGCACTTGCCTACTCAAATATTTGGCTTGTTTACTCTCACAAGTACCAGTACTTGTATTAAAGAACCATTTGGCATCAAGGCCCAAGTGCAGATGTCCTATCACATAAGACGGTGCCTCATTCAGAAAATTCAAGATAgagtaaaataaattaacaacatCTTGGCTGCATGCTCCATTCACAACTGTTAATTTAACAGGGTTATGCTTCCATCTCTGAGCAGAGGGCTCCTGGCAGGGACAGCTGCTCCCGTGCCCCAGATTGTGCTGCGTGTGTCCCAGTAGGAGTCCTCAAGAGCAGCAGGAGAGCGGGAAGGTGGTGGTGCATCAGAGCACCAAGCAGTGTGGCAGCACGGCACTGGtaggaggaggcagaggggctCCTCCAAAGAGTTGTCGTGCACTCCTTCATTCTCTGTGTGAATACATGTTGGAGAAAAAGAATAACTTGCCTTGAGTTTTACTGGAAATTTATCCATCCTGCTTTTACTCTCAGAGGCAGTTTATTTTCAAAACTAGCTTTGTATACCCATGAGCATGTTGATGGACCTAAGCAATACAGGCCCAtatgcttgtctggagaatgtCAGGTCTACATCATGATGAACAGGATCTGGGTCACTGGGACAGAACTGGTATGACAGGTGGAAAACATGCCTTATGTTGGCCTGCTGTGATTTGCATCCTAAACTGGAGCAAAGGCCAAGGTCAGGCCAAGGTCGAGATTGGGGCCAAGCAGAGGACTTGGTACATGATAAGCATTCTTTAATTAATGGTCTTTTGCTGcattgttcactgctgtatttcCCCATTGCCTGAGAGAGTAttcacaaaagttaactcaacTTATTATGGTgattattttgcaatatatacaaatattgaatcattatgttgtacacctgaaactaatataatggtTATGTGGGAACGATAAGTAACCACTCCGGGACAGCATGGTAGGCAATGACACTATAGTGAATTCTGAGCGCTCACTTGCCTAGGTGTTTCTTTTCATGACTAAACCTTTTATTCCTCTCCTCTGATTCAATTTGCATGTGGAAAAAAGTTATTTGCAGCCTATGTTATTCTGTAACCTGATCAAGTGGTAAAAAGTTCACATTCTAGTCTCTTGCCTTCAGTACTAGGATGGTTCTACTGATGATCATATAAAActaattttaagtttaaattgcTTTGAGAATAAGAAATTGTGATCTAGTGAATATATGCCACTGTTTCAAAAGTGGAAGCTGTGTTTTCTACTCTTTCTGTTTAAAAAGAACTCAAGATTAATGACCATTTTCTGAATTCAAACCTTGAAGGCCTGGTATGTTCATTACTGATGCTGGACCACACACAGAGGGAATTGGATGTTATTTTGTAACTAGCATTTTGAATTCTCAAATCCTGAACAAACCTCACAGAGTGCTGGAACTCTTCTGTATTTTGTACAAGACCCTCATGGAATTTCCTGTTTAAACCCTTAACATACTCTTTGCCCCAAACCTACTGGTTTCCTGACCAAGCTTGAAATCTTGAGGAAACAAATAAACTTCCACAAtacttttttaaatcataaagttTTTCACAGAGTCTCTCACAAAAACCTGAAAAACCAACATCTTTCAGAGCTCTTTGATGAAAACCTAGAGTGGGTGTGACTTGAATTTCCAAAGTACATCTACAAAAAGGCTGATTTAAGTTTGGCCAAGGAGAGGCACTGAGTTGGGAAAAGAACAACAGATATGCCAGTGATTCTGGAAGGCCAAAAGGacattaatttttctgtaaaataatgTAGTCTCTCCTAAGTTCTTTACCAGGGAAAGAAAGGAGGCTTGGTTTGAATTTCCAGAGTACTGCTGATTGCTTAACTCCAAGTATGGTGCCTAGCACAAAATaagtcattcaataaatatgtgttgaatgctgtgatttgaaggaaaagaacattgttccatctctcctttttctcccccacttTTCTCTACAAAGGTTGAAAAAAATGATGAGGACCAAAAGATTGAACAAGATGGCATCAAACCAGAAGATAAAGCTCATAAGGCCGCGACCAAAATTCAGGCTAGCTTCCGTGGACACATAACGAGGAAAAAGCTCAAAGGAGAGAAGAAGGGTGATGCCCCAGCCGCCGAGGCGGAGGCAAATGAAAAGGATGAAGCCGCCGTCGCGGAAGGCACGGAGAAGAAGGAGGGAGAAGGCTCCACTCCGGCGGAAGCGGCCCCAGGCGCCGGCCCCAAGCCGGAGGAGAAGACCGGCAAAGCCGGCGAAACTCCTTccgaggagaagaagggggagggcGCCCCCGATGCTGCCACAGAgcaggcagccccccaggctcctgccCCCTCGGAGGAGAAGGCCGGCTCTGCTGAGACAGAAAGTGCCACTAAAGCTTCCACTGACAACTCGCCGTCCTCCAAGGCCGAAGATGCGCCGGCCAAGGAGGAGCCTAAACAAGCCGACGTGCCTGCTGCTGTCACTGCTGCTGCCGCCACCGCCCCTGCTGCAGAGGATGCTGCTGCCATGGCAACAGCCCAGCCTCCAACGGAGACTGCGGAGAGCAGCCAAGCCGAGGAGAAGATAGGTGAGCGACCTCCAGGGTCAGACGCCAagatggggcggggcggggggcggggggcaggcggCCTATCCGGAAAGCCAGGCCACCTGTGCCATCAAGAGAGGGGAAAATTCTAGAAGGTATTTTCAGGAAATCAAGGGAAGCTGCGCTGACTTCCCCAAAGTGACAGGAGTTAACTCTGGCCACTTACATTCCCAAGTATCTCCAATCCTGAGCGAGAACTCAGGCAGGTCTGTGTAGCAGCCAGTACTAGACAGTCTGGCAATTGCCTTGTTACTTGAATTGGCATAAAAAGTAAAGCTAGGTAATCctggatgggggaaaaaaaaaaaacaacacagcaaCATTCTGTGTGTAGGATAGACTTCGTTTAATAAATTATTACGGAGACTACACATATTTTATGGATGGGAATTAGCTAATGTGATTATCTGGCTCTAGGAAGTGCCTGGTATAAATACAGCCAACTCCCTGTTGATTCAGATGATGTAGTTTGTGAATTGCCAGCAGCAAAAACATAATCTCAGACCACCTTTCCCTGTCCCACAATATGTTTCTGGGCATTCTCCCCACCATCAATTGGTGAACagtgtacatatgtgtatgtacgCTCAGAGAATGTTAATCGTAACATTAATTGGGGTCAAACTAATTAGGAAAATAAGTCTGTTGATCttgccaaaaacaaaagaaaactccCAAATATAGAACATGTTGTGAAGTCAAACAgaaattatcattttattattgaagATACTACCTTCTACCATACGCATACATGGTTGAGGGTTGACTCTGCTTATTAAAAGGTACTAGGTTCTCTTTGGTTTGGAGAGCTAACTTGGAGTTTTTTCACTATAATTGCCCAAAGAGCCTGTGAAGTATTGGAATAGGGCTTTCTCAGTGCAAGATAAATTTAAGGGAACTTCACCCCCAACATGACCTGCTCCTCACCCCAGCACATCCACAGCAGTGAAGGAGGTCAACAGTTTCCAAAGTCTTTCTCTGGCATGGTATGACACATAAATATCTTTCAGCCCCAAATCTTAAAGATAAACTTACTTCTGTGCCTGTTGAAAAAGTTGGGTTTACTCTTTTAAGATTTAGTGATTTAATGCATGTTGTGTCTAAGAACTCAGATTTGGACTGGACCACATTGTATCCTTGGGAAAGGAGTCTTGCCATCTGACCATTAGATTGAGAAAGTAATTACTGGACATTTGCCATGATATCCACTTCTCCACATTAGATACTGCAGGATGGCACAAGATTATTCTAGATATTTTCAGGTCTATGTCTTTCATCTTACTCCCTAAATTCTGTAAGAAGCCAGAGTGTATTAATCATTATTGTTATTAGCATTCTCTAACTTCAGATAAAGTGCACATCTCTTTCTACCAGTGActcattttaaatctttattctAACTATATAACTGCCCCAGGGGCCACACCTTGAGGTTAAGAAGATGGGAATATTTCCCTGGAAAAGGTAAGGCATGTGATAATGAtggttttggttttaatttaCTCAGCAAGACAAACCTTGTTAACTATTCTTCTTTAGGTGTAAGTTCTAGCCTTAGGCATGATGGCTGGAAGTCACATTGCATATGATAGACTATCTATTAGGTAATTTTCATATATCTTAGAAATTGATTAtgatttaaatatagaaaatatttgacaCTGCTCAGATCATATTTTTAAACTGGGTTTTCTGAAGTTGTAAGTAAAGACAAAAGCATATAATGTGATGAGGTAAATGCTCATGATCTGGATTAATAGAAAGAATTGCTTGAATCAatgaaaagtctaaaaataatatattttaaaggaagttcggttttattatttttcaagttaGAATAATTCcaatgaattaataaaatattttaagtagttACATGGTCAGTACATGTCACGTGATGAATGAAAACTGGACAGCATCAATTCCTAACTGGACAATTCAATTCTTAATCATTTGTTTACACATTCATATAGTCTTCCTACTGCCTTTCTTATGCCATTCacttattttgttaaaaatgaatCTGGTCAGTGAAAGCAAGTAGAGATCATGTACTGTCCTAAATTTTACAATTTCTGCTTGAAATATGTTTCAGTTAGTCTGAGTTTCATATGTACACTGAAAGGTAATTGATAAGTATAGATGAAGTTCAATTTGAAGCTAGTCACCAACGGCACTTTATTTTACATTGTTTCTGAGCTTAGGTAGGTATTGTCATCTTGGTTAGATCTTCAAATGCTGCCTGTAGTTTCTTCCTGGACTGATGTATCTATTAGCCTTGCCTGCTATAGGTGACAAGCACAGATTACCCGATATAGCAAGTCTCATGGAGTTGTAGAAACTAGAGGTGACAAGGAGATCCATCACAGCACATCAAGCCCAGATTCCCATGGGCCCTGCACCAAGTCTCCTCTGTGTCTTATTGGATTTCATTCTAATCCAGGATAAAAGAACAATATTCCTAATTGATCTCTACTGTCTGGGAATAGATGGCTACCCTGGGTTGCTTTAGGATTCTGTGACTGCCTGAAGGGGTGGAGAGAGCAATCTGAGAAGGTTGAGTGGGGTTGGGGGCAGAACAAGCCACAAGAGAGAGTCAAGATAAAAATTGCTGTCAGTGAAAGGGTCAAAATTTTGGATCAGTTTGAtcacttctgctgctaagtcatttcagtcgtgtccgactttgtgcgaccccatagatggcagcccaccaggctcccccgtccctgggattctccaggcaagaacactggagtgggttgcaatttccttctccaatgcatgaaatgaaaagtgaaagggaagtccctcagtcgtgtccgactcttagcgaccccatggactacagcctaccaggctcctccatccatgggattttccaggcaagagtactggagtggggtgccattgccttctccgagtttgaTCACTACTTTAGTACAAATGGAAAttctttctaaattataaatGTTTGGTTTATTTTCCTACCTTTGTATTAGTGAGTTTATAACAGATGGATCTGTTGCAGTAGgacttttggatttttttaatccTCCAACCATATCTTCCTATCTCTGCTTTGCCACTCTGCCTGCACATCCTCTGTATATCTAAGGCAAAAAATTTTCTGTGCATTTCTGATGATGATTCCTTTATAGCAGAAGGAGTGTTTATGTTATCTTTATGGCACTGTCCCCCTTCAGCCATAAGGAGAGCACCTTCAAGCCTCTTTTAATGACAgtgtctctggtgtctcttcgATGGATAGAATCACTGTGCTCAGTGACTTTCAGGGAAAAGAATTGTCTTCTGTGTCTCGTCTTCTCCATGATAATCTGCTGACTTTCCCTGACAAAAGACGCCAACATTTCTTCTCTGACTATTCTAAGTGATGTCATACTACTAAGGGAACACATCCAGGAAGCTAGAAATTGAGATGTTGACTGAGTAACCTCCACAGGGTACTTGATTGTGGGATGTAGGATGTATTACTCTAGTTTATGCTACATTTTCTGTATGTTGAATTTGGCTGCATTTTGTTGTCACGGTCTCTTTACCTTTCTAATTGGGGTCATCAATAATGATCTAGGAACGAGAGGAGTTCTATTTATCATCCCTCTGAATAGAAATTCAGTGTCTTCCtacctcttttcttcctttttctgcctccttcttccttccttccctccctcttttcctctctctttttgttctttcctttttgcctttcatttatATTAACTTTCTACCATACCAAGcattagggtcacaaagatgAATTAGCTATGGTTGCTGATCTTAAGGAGTTCTCATTCAGTAATGGAATGGGATGAAATTCAAGCAGTAATGTTGAAAACAATCACAGTAATCATCTCAACTCATTTGAACTCTACAAAAATATGTGGAGTACCTTTATATGTTAGTGCTCTGTGGGACAAAATATGGATGAGATAGCACTTCATGCAGTTGGGCTACATGCTAAAAAGTTTTTAGTAATATGTGTCTCTATAACcaaattattagaaaaagaataactacaaattttatagtttctgaaacGATAattaagtgtaaaaaaaaaatgaaatacccaATCCGTTTCTAGAATTGGAGAAAATTTTTTACATTCCCCAGAACAAAATGTTCTAAGGCCCAAGGTATCCATCCATAATAGTCTTAGCTCCCCAAAGGATAGGCTCACTTTCACAGCACTGTGTTACATGTGAGATTTCCCAAGGATGTTTACACTTACTTGGCAGGGTGCCTCAGAAGCAGTTTTGATTTGATATGTGGTTTCAACCACTTCCTAAATTTACACACaagtcataaagagtcaaaatTTGGGTTGTGAAAGTCCATAAATGCTGTCTATAAAACATGGGCACCCTGTTAGCTACTCAGTGACACGCTGCTTAAATACTGTTGAGTATTAAGCTTTAATGGCACACTTTTATATTGCTAGAGTAATCATTTTTATTGGCTTTTCTTGACAACAATCCCGTGGTATTTGATAacgtttttctttctgcttttacatTCTGAAAATAGGAGCAAATTAAATGGATATATTGCCCATAGACACAGTGACAAAATAAGGGTCAAATTGATAGACCTGTAATCTTAACCTTAGCCTTGCAGTTCTTTACCTCTCTTTTATGTATTATCTCAATTCCTGCATTTTCTCATATCTTAACAGCTGTGACAATTTCTGATTATCGTCAAGAAATACCAACCAGGTCCTGGGACATTTCTGTGTCCTGTGCTCCCAGTAAGATAATGCTGAGGAGAGAATGTTGGACTCAAATAAGAAGACCAGGGCTCTAGCCTCAATATCTTTACTAATCAGACATGGGATACTAAGCAAGTCATTGCTTCTCTCTGGACTTCAGTTGTCTCATCTTTTAGAGAAGGGGCTAGGAGAGTTGGTTTCTTAAGGTTTTTTTCAAGGTTTAAACAATTAAGTGTCAGACCCTGTGCTATGTGGGGATTATTCCATTTAA
Proteins encoded:
- the GAP43 gene encoding neuromodulin; its protein translation is MLCCMRRTKQVEKNDEDQKIEQDGIKPEDKAHKAATKIQASFRGHITRKKLKGEKKGDAPAAEAEANEKDEAAVAEGTEKKEGEGSTPAEAAPGAGPKPEEKTGKAGETPSEEKKGEGAPDAATEQAAPQAPAPSEEKAGSAETESATKASTDNSPSSKAEDAPAKEEPKQADVPAAVTAAAATAPAAEDAAAMATAQPPTETAESSQAEEKIEAVDETKPKDSARQDEGKGEEREADQEHA